ATTTCATCAATATGCTTATCGGACATAGTATGCAGTTTTCAAAGATCAAACATCTTGTCTTTGGTTAACTTCATCTAGCACAACAGGTTAATTTAAGCGGTTCCGCTGAATCCCGGCGGCGACTCGCTGCAATGCTTGTTCACTGGAAACTAGTCACCCCTTGATGCCATTGGCTGAGGTGAACGACAGTAAGAAAGATTTGCGGAATCCTCCGCCGGGTATCCCTTGATTAAATCCCCAAAGCCATTTTCAACACTTTTTCGCCGTCCATCATTCCATAGTCGATGCTGTCAATGACCGCCACTTTGATTCCCTGCGGTTCATAAGTCTCTTTAAACTTTTTGGCCATGAAACTCACCTGGGGGCCGAGCAGCAGTACATCGGTATCCTTTTCATACTCCTTGAACTTACTCTCGGCGATGGCCCGTATCTCCGCCTCAACTCCCAGTTTGACCATGGCGCTCTTCATCTTGTCAACCAATAGACTGGTCGACATGCCCACTGCGCAGATTAAGGTTATTTTCGTCATCCTACTTCCTCCTTTGATTGAATTAAAATGATTTACCGGCCGATCGTTTCATACATATCGATCATCTCCAGTGCCAAGTCTTTGACGGTCATCGCATTCATCAAATGGTCCTGGGCATGAACCATCAGCAGGGTAACTTCCCGATGGTTCCCGGCCGCCTCATCCTGAATGAGTTGCGCCTGAACTTCATGAGCCTTGGCCAGATCCTCGCCAGCCTTTTCGAGCAAGGCTCTGGCTTCGCCGATCTGGCCCGTCTTCGCTAAATGAATCGCCTCCATCGATTTGCTGCGGGCATTCCCCCCATTGATAATGAGCTGCATCACGATCGCCTGATAATCCATGGTAAACATCCTTTCTTGCATCCTCTGCGTATCGGAGGGTCTGTTTCATCAATAAGTTATAAAGCAAAAACCATGCCAAAACACTTCACCAAGATGGGACAAAAAAAGAAAGAGCCATAGAAAACGGCTCTTCGTCACACGATACAACACGATTCAGCTTGTGAATAACATTCGTAAACGGAATGGAAGCGTTCCTGCCGGCATAGATACCGGACCCTGATCTTATTTCCGCTGCGGCGAAAAAAGATGTTCCGGATTTACGATAATCGATGCCGCATTGGGGTCGGAATCATCGCCGTGGACCACCATCTTGAGCCCGGTTGGGCGGAGTGAAGGCACCAGAGCGGCTTCGCCTTGATCGACTAATTTCTGGGCGGCCGCTTGCAGATAGTCTAAATACTGGGGAGCTACCGCTTTTTGATTATGCCCCGTCAGAAGCAGGTCGTATTTCCCGTCAATTTTGGCCCGAACCGTCTTCAGCGTCGCCAGATACTCATCAATATACGGACAGCCGGCCAAATGCAACCATAAACCGCCCCGCGCCGATTGGGTGCCCACGGCGTCACCGGTAAATAACAGTCTGTTTGTCTCATCGAGCAATACGATGCTACCGGGCGTATGTCCCGGGAATGAAAGAACCTTCAGCGCCCTGCCGCCTAAGTCCATTACGTCTCCTTCGTTGATATCGATGTATCGGGATGGATCTACGTTCGAGATACTGACCGCTACCGCATCATCTTTTCGGGACAGATAGACTTGGTGGAATTGATCGGCCTGACCAACATGATCGGGATGGCCATGGGTGAGAACGACTGCGACCGGCAGACCTCCCGCCAGTCTGCCGACATATTCCCGCAGATTGCCGCCGCCCATTCCGGTATCGATCAATAAAGCTTTTTGGGTCCCCTTCATAAAATACATGTTGTCGCCGGAATAATCGCGGATCATGATAACTCCGGGGAGCGTTTCGACCGCCTGATACTTGGTTTTATCAGCTTTACCGGCGCTCCATAGGTTGGAAAGGCTATAATCCAGCGTCGCCGAGCCGTATTCGGCCACCACTCCCATGCCGTCGCCGCCATCCGGATACGGTTTTGCCACCACTTCGCCATGGAGCGTTTTCTCTACCAAAATCCGCATATCCGTAACATATTGAAGCGTGATTGGCGTTTTCTCCTGCCATTGATGACCCACCAGATAGGTTAAATGCTTGAAGCCTTTCAATTTGGCTTCCAATTTCCGCAAGCTCACCCAATATTGGTCCAAAGGCAGCGTGCCCGGAATATGCATCCAGACGTTGGATCCCGAACCGATGGCGTCGCCGGTGGCGAGCAATTGATCTTTCGCATCGAGCAGCGCTATCGAACCGGGGGTATGCCCGGGGATCGCAATGACTTCAAATGCCTTCCCCCCCAGATCAATGGTATCCCCCGCCTGAATATTCACAAACCGCGCCGGATCGGTCTTGATGCCGAACAAACCGAACAGCGCAACATCTTTCTGCGCCATATATACCTTGTCGAACTGATTCGCTTGCCCCACATGATCGGGATGGCCGTGGGTGAGCACCACTTCTACCGGCAGCTTCGTCAGCGTTCGAACATAACCGGCCAGATCTCCCGTACCCATGCCAGTATCAATCAATAACGCCTTATCCTTGCCCTCAACCAGGTACATGCTAGCGGAACCAAATCCGCCCCGGAAGTCGTCAATCCGCCAGAGGCCCGGTTGAAGCAGGGTCGACTTATATTGGGCCGTTTTCGTCTGCGCAAACATCCAGTCGATGGCCGCTTGATTTCCATAGGCGGGAACCCACGAAAAATGGGCATTCGGAGCCAAAGGGGGCGCTACGTAGCCCGGTTCATATTGGGTGTATTGAACGACGGTACTCCCGGCCGCTTTCAGGGCCGCCACCATATCCCGCGATCCCATCCCGCGGGTCGGACCGATGGCGAGCGGTCCCGAAACCGGAACGGCCGGATCATCGGCTGCGTGAAACGCCCAGATCGGCATGTCTTTCAGCGCGGCGACATTGGCGGGGTCTCCGCCGCCGCAGACCGGCATGGCCGCGGCAAAGACATCCGGATTATTCTGGATAATTTTCCAGGTTCCAAATCCGCCCATCGATAAACCGGTGATATAGATGCGGCCAAAATCGATGGCATAGCTATGCTGAATATCGTCGAGCATTTTGAGAACCAGATGATAGTTGGTGTCATCGGTCCAATAACCGGTCGGCGGACATTGCGGCGCTGCTACGTAGCATGGATTCTTCCGTTGATTCTCCGGCGAGGCCCAGACCAGAGCGCCTTGATAGCCCAGCAATTGCAACGCATTGTCAGCGCCGCGTTCTCCCACGCCATGCAAAAAGATGACCAGCGGAAATCTTTTATCCTTTTCAGCGGCGGCGGGAAGGAACAAGCGATAATTTAACGTATTCCCATCGTTGTCTTTCGTGGCCAGCTTTTTGAAGTCATCGACGATCGGTGTTCGCTCTTTCCCGCTTTTCAGCTTTACGGCAGACGCCGGGTATTTCATTCCATTGGCTGCGATGATCTCCTTCACTTGGGTCACCTCGTAGTTCAGAGCATATCGGGTCGCCAGCCGCGCTTGGGGATCGTAAGTCATCGTCCCGGCAATGGCATCCTTAGGGTCCATCTCAATGATCACGTATTGGCCGCGTTTGCCCTTCGCGTCCCTGGCGGGAACATCATTGGGGTAAACTCTGGTAATGGTCCGCGCCGCGGTTTTATCGCCCACCGTAGCATTCACCGTATAAGTTGCGGCCGCTACGCCGGATTCTTCAATTGCCGTCCCATATTCGACAGCCAGCGCCGCCGCCACTTCCCCGGTGGGCAATACCTCGGTGATTAAAATAACGGAACTCGCCGCCTGGGCAAATGCTCGGGGTCCAATTGACGCGAGTACGGCGACCAATATAAAAAACCCAATGACGATACAATACCGTTTCATTGTTCGCACTCAACCTCCATTCCATATTTTCGTTCGACCCGGTAACCGGTTTACGGAACTCACCTTAATTTATATGACCTCATTCACTATTCATTGCTTAAATCCGCACCATTGGTGGCAATGACTTTTCGATACCAGTCAAATGATTTCTTTTTGATCCGGCGTAGATCTTTCAGATCAAATTCATCCCGGTTCACATAGACAAAGCCGTACCGTTTGGTGCAACCTTGGTAGGTACTCACCAAATCCATCGCCGACCATGGCGAATAACCCAGCAAGCGAACACCTTCGTGCAATGCAACCTGGCATTCGGCGATATGCGCCCGGAGATACTCAATCCGGTAGTCATCGTTGACCTTCCCGTTTTCTAGCGTATCCGGAACGCCGCAGCCGTTTTCCGTAATCAGCAAGGGCAATCGATAGCGTTCCCACAATTGGCGCAACGTCGCATGCAACCCGACCGGATCGATCGCCATCTGCAGGGATGTTTCCTTGACATATTGGTTTTTGACGCCCATGGCGATTCCGGGAGCTGATGACAGGGCGGTCATAAAGGCCCTCCGCTTGGCCGGCCCTTCCGGCTCATTTTCGAATTTCGGCCCCTCCGCATCGAGCGGCAGATAACGCACTGTGGTTGTTCCGTAATAGTTGAAGGCGATAAAATCCGGTTTGGCGTTTTGCAGCAATTCCATATCGCCCGCTTCAATAGCCGGAGCGCACTGATGGTCGAGAAACCACTGCCATAACGCTTCCGGGTATGCTCCCAGGCAGGCCACGTCCAAATACAGGCGGTTCCGCAATTGATCAAAATCCATCGCCGCCAGTACATCCCGGGGAGCGCTGGTTTCCGGGTACACCGCGACGATATTGGGCGCCGGTCCGATTTTCCCTCCCGGCACCAGTTCATGGCAGGATTGCACCGCTTTGGCCTGGGCTAAAAACATGGTATGGCAAATATCGTACTTCTCCTTGGCCGGCAACCGTTTTCGGCCGTCGCCGAGATAGACTTCATACAGAATCATCATATTCTGCTCATTGATGGTCAGCCAGTGTTTGACGCGGTCGCCGAAATGGTGAAACACGGTGCGGCAGTACCGATCGAAATCATCGATGATCCGGCGACTGCGCCAACCGCCGTACGCTTTCTCCAAAGCCAGCGGCAGGTCAAAATGGTATAGCGTGACCACCGGTATAATGCCGTGCCGAATCAGCTCATTGATCAAATGATCGTAGAATTGCAATCCTTTTTCGTTGGGCACCGGGTCATTGCCGTTGGGGAAGATGCGGGTCCAGGCGATGGAGAACCGGTATGCCTTGAGTCCCAGCTCCGCTAATAAGGCCACATCTTCCCGATAACGGTGATAATGATCGCTGGCGATCTTAAAATCGGTCGTTCCTTCGGGAATGGCTTTCACATCGGCGACCGACAGACCTTTGCCATCCTCGGCGTAGGCTCCTTCAAACTGAAACGCCGAAGTGGATGCCCCCCACCAGAAATCCTTGGGAAACGGTTTTACATTTTTAAAATCCATCAAACTCCCACCCTTTCTGACCAGTTTCCTTCCAAAACATTCCCGAAATAAACAATGGCACGCCTCCTGCTCCTCATGCTATTGAAGAAGCAAGAAACATGCCAAAACACTTCACAAATCGACCGCCGGTTGCTACGGCAAGTGATAATACTTGAAAATCGGATGAATAATCGGTAAACTTGTTTTATATGCAACGATCATGCTTGAAAAAAATAACGGGCCGGCGCGTTTTTTCATTCAACGCATCCGTTCAGCAAAATCGTTGCCGCGATAAGCGATCACCTGGCTTCTATATATGTCGCACTAAAAGCGTTGTGATAAACCCTGTCCGAAGGCCAGGGTGAACACAAAAGCTCAGAGAAGCAAGTGATAAAGTCGATTTTTTATCCTTTGAAAGAGTGATTTCCGAATTTGAGGACTTTATCACATGGCTTCTAAATATTCCGAACAAAAAACTTTGCGACATATTTTCCTTGCTGGATAAGATGAAATAAATTCCACTCTTTACCCTTTTCCAGCCATGCTTTAAGGCTGGAAAAGCTGGTTCGGATTATTTAATTCATCTTATATATACAAGTTCAAGGAGAAGGATTGAACCGTCTGGGAAGCTCAACATCTTCCAGCGATGCGATGGAGGGAATCCGCATGAGCCGAATCGACACCGTCTATGAAAAGCTGAAAGAGCTTAGTCAAGAAGCCGGCGTAACTACCAATGATCTGGCGGATGCGCTCGGGCTCAGCCGGGCCAATGTCAGCAGCGACCTGAATCAACTGTGCGAAGACGGCAAAGCGGCCAAAGAAGGGGTCCGGCCAGTATTGTACCGCGCCGTGGCCAGCCGGGAAACCGCAACCGAAGCCGGGCCGACGGCGCTGGATCGCCTGGCGCTGAAGAATCCCAGTCTTTTTCCAGCGGTTGAACAAGCCAAAGCGGCGGTCCTCTATCCTCCCAAGGGGATGCCCATCTTGATCCTGGGCGAAACCGGCACCGGAAAGTCCATGTTCGCCGGGCTGATCCATCAATACGCCGTGGAGATGGGACGAATGGCCGAGAATTCGCCCTTCGTCGTCTTTAACTGCGCCGACTATGCCAACAATCCCCAACTGCTGCTCAGTCAATTATTCGGCGTCAAAAAAGGCGCCTATACCGGAGCCGATTCCGATAAGCCCGGCTTAGTCGAAAAAGCGGACGGCGGCATTCTCTTTCTGGATGAAGTCCACCGGCTCCCGCCGGAAGGGCAAGAGATGTTTTTTACCTTTATGGATACCGGCGCCTATCGGAAGCTCGGCGAAACCGATGCCGGGCGGACAGCCAAGGTTCTCATCATCTGCGCCACCACTGAAAATCCGGACTCCGCCCTGCTGAAAACCTTCACCCGCAGAATTCCGATGATCATCCGGATGCCCAATCTAAGCGACAGGAACATGGAGGAACGATTTCACCTGATCAGCCAATTTCTGCGGGAGGAATCCTCCCGCCTCGGCAGGCCCATTTCAGTCTCGATCAATTCGATGAAATCTTTCCTGAGTTACCATTGTCCCCATAACGTCGGTCAATTGAAAACCGATATCCAGCTGGCCTGCGCCAAAGCCTATGCCGAGCTGGTATCCAATAAAAAGGAAACGATTAAAATCAACAGCATCGATCTTCCCGCTTATATCCGGGAAGGTTTGTACCGGGAGACGGAACACCGCCAATTATGGAACAAGCTTATCGGGATCAATAAAAGGTATTGCATCTTTGACAGCAGCGAGGAGCAGATCCTCTTTGAGGAAGAAGAAGAGAACATCTATGACATGATCGATCTCCGGGTGCATGAGCTGAAAAGCAAGGGCATCAGCGATGCGCAGCTGGAACAGGAGATGGCGAAGGATATCGAGGAATACTTCTCCAGCTATCTGCGGAGCGTCAATTCCAATCCCAGTTTCGCTAATCTTGAAAGCATCGTCAGTCCCGAGATTATTCGCGTGGTCGAAGAGATCATCCGCTTTAGTGAGGAAAAGCTGTCAAAGACCTTTAGCCAAAAAGTCCCTTACGGCATGGCGGTCCACATCGCCAACTCCATCGAGCGCATCAAGCGGCACAAGCGAATCGTCCATCCCCAATTGAACAGGATCCGGACCGAATTCCCCGAGGAATTCTCCACTGCAGTGGATTGCCTGAAAATCATCAACCGCGTGCTGGATATCACCATGCCGATCGACGAAGCCGGATTCCTGGCGATGTTCTTTGTCTATCATGAAGGCAGCGTCCGAGAGCCGCGGCGTCGGGTCAAGGTCATTATTATCGCCCATGGCGCCTCCACCGCGACTTCGATGGCGGAAACCGCCAACAGCCTGCTGGGAGTGGACTATGCCTTTGGCATGAATCTGCCGCTGGATGAGCAGCCGCAACAAGTCATCTCCAGATTAAAAAATCATCTGAAAGAATCCGCGCTCCCATTGGATATCCTGTTCCTGGTCGACATGGGGTCTTTGACCAATGTCGGCGAAGAAATCGAAAGAGAGTTCGGCATCCGGACCAAGACTATCCCTCTGGTCAGCACCTTGCACGGGATCGAGGCCACCCGTAAGGCGATGATGGGATATTCCCTGGACGAAATATACCAAGACACCTTGCAGGTCAATGACCTTTTAAATCCGGACCATTCATTGGCGCTCCAGGCAATGGAATCGGCCAGCCCCGAGACCATGGCCATCGTCACCCTCTGTACTACGGGTGAAGGCGGAGCCGGACTCCTCAAAAGCATCCTGGAAAAACATTTGCGATTGGGCGATTATCCTATGGAAGTGCTTCCCCTCAGCCTCGCCGGGAATGAGGGCATCGGCGCCAAGCTTGAGAATCTGCAGAAACGGTACCGGATCATCTGTCTGGTCGGCTCGTTTCAGGTCGCCAGCGACCTGCCCCAATTCGGCATCGCTGCGGTGCTAAATCAAAGCGCGCTGCCGGACATTCAAAAGCTGGTCGATATCGAAACGACTTACCGGACCATCGGCGATACCCTGGAAAACCATCTCAAGCACGTCAATGGCCGGTACGCCATGAAAGGAATCAAGCAGTTCATCGACAGCATCGAGAACCGTCTGCGCGTCAAGATCGACACCAGCGTACTGATCGGCATCGCCATCCACATCGGCTGCATGATCGATCGCTTGAAAGGCGGCGGAAAGATCGACCATTTCGAGGGGAAAGCGCGCTTTATCGAGGAAAACTGCGAGCTTTACCAAGTGATCAAGGGGAACTGCGAGATGCTAAATCAAAAATTTCAGATTCACATCTCCGATGACGAGGTCTGCAACCTGATGATCTTCTTTAACCCTAAAAATTATTCATGACATTCGAGGCTCAACCGTTCACCCCAGGTTCACTCCAATAAGGCGGCCGATCCCGAAAGTGATCGCCGCGGTGGCCAGCCCGAACAGTACCTGCCGCAATCCGGAGAGCAGCGGATGCTTGCCGGTCATCACGGTGATGAAGGCGCCCAGCGCGAAGAGTCCCGCGGCGCTGCAGACGGCACTGACCAGAATCCCGGCCACGCCCGTGAAGAAGAGATAAGGAAGCACCGGAATGATCGCCCCGACCGCGAAGAGCAGAAAGGAAGTGATCGCCGCTTCCCAGGCCGAACCGCCCAGCTCCGCCGGGTCGATTGCTAACTCCTCCCGGGCCAGCGTGTCCAGGGCGGTGGCGGGATCGGAGACCAGCCTGCCCGCCAATTGCCGGGCGGTCGCCTCTTCGATCCCCTTGGCTTGATAGATCAGGGTCAGCTCCTCGACTTCTTCTTCGGGAACCTCCTCAAGCTCCCGTTCCTCGATCTCCAATTGATGCTGGTACAGCTCACGCGAGCTCTGCACCGAAAGCCACTCGCCCAGGGCCATCGAGAGCGCGCCGGCCAGCATGCCCGCCACGCCGGTAATGAGAATGCTGCGGCCCGGCACGCCGGCGCCGGCCACCCCCATCACCAGGTTGAAGACGGAAAGCAACCCGTCGTTGGCCCCCAGCACCGCCGCGCGGAGCGCATTGCCGCCGGTGGCGCGGTGGCGTCCCTCGAAGCGGGCCAGCTCGCTCCCTTGCATGCCTTGGGTGGTCCGGGCCAGCTGGCCGAAGATCCGGGCGTGGGAACGTTCCTCGGCCGGCATGTTCGCGGCTTCGGCGTCGGCCTGTCCGTTGTAGCCGCCAGCCGCGGTCCGCTCCAGCGAGGCGATGGCCGGCAGGACAAAGGCCGGACCCATCCGGCCGGCCAGCCAGCCGAAGACCCGGGTGCGCCAGCCCGCCTTGAATCCGGGGACTTCCCGCCCGGCGGCGCGGAGCTTCCCCTCCCAAAAGGCGGCGTGCTTCTGCTCGGTCGCCACCAGCCGCCGGTAGATGTCGGCCAGGTCGGGATTGGGCTCGGCGGCGGCCAGCCGCTCATACAGCGCGATCGCCTCCCGTTCCGCCTG
The Hydrogenispora ethanolica genome window above contains:
- a CDS encoding PTS lactose/cellobiose transporter subunit IIA, with the translated sequence MDYQAIVMQLIINGGNARSKSMEAIHLAKTGQIGEARALLEKAGEDLAKAHEVQAQLIQDEAAGNHREVTLLMVHAQDHLMNAMTVKDLALEMIDMYETIGR
- a CDS encoding VIT1/CCC1 transporter family protein; protein product: MVSDTEVRRYRENLQAEREAIALYERLAAAEPNPDLADIYRRLVATEQKHAAFWEGKLRAAGREVPGFKAGWRTRVFGWLAGRMGPAFVLPAIASLERTAAGGYNGQADAEAANMPAEERSHARIFGQLARTTQGMQGSELARFEGRHRATGGNALRAAVLGANDGLLSVFNLVMGVAGAGVPGRSILITGVAGMLAGALSMALGEWLSVQSSRELYQHQLEIEERELEEVPEEEVEELTLIYQAKGIEEATARQLAGRLVSDPATALDTLAREELAIDPAELGGSAWEAAITSFLLFAVGAIIPVLPYLFFTGVAGILVSAVCSAAGLFALGAFITVMTGKHPLLSGLRQVLFGLATAAITFGIGRLIGVNLG
- a CDS encoding PTS sugar transporter subunit IIB; translation: MTKITLICAVGMSTSLLVDKMKSAMVKLGVEAEIRAIAESKFKEYEKDTDVLLLGPQVSFMAKKFKETYEPQGIKVAVIDSIDYGMMDGEKVLKMALGI
- a CDS encoding glycoside hydrolase family 1 protein; its protein translation is MDFKNVKPFPKDFWWGASTSAFQFEGAYAEDGKGLSVADVKAIPEGTTDFKIASDHYHRYREDVALLAELGLKAYRFSIAWTRIFPNGNDPVPNEKGLQFYDHLINELIRHGIIPVVTLYHFDLPLALEKAYGGWRSRRIIDDFDRYCRTVFHHFGDRVKHWLTINEQNMMILYEVYLGDGRKRLPAKEKYDICHTMFLAQAKAVQSCHELVPGGKIGPAPNIVAVYPETSAPRDVLAAMDFDQLRNRLYLDVACLGAYPEALWQWFLDHQCAPAIEAGDMELLQNAKPDFIAFNYYGTTTVRYLPLDAEGPKFENEPEGPAKRRAFMTALSSAPGIAMGVKNQYVKETSLQMAIDPVGLHATLRQLWERYRLPLLITENGCGVPDTLENGKVNDDYRIEYLRAHIAECQVALHEGVRLLGYSPWSAMDLVSTYQGCTKRYGFVYVNRDEFDLKDLRRIKKKSFDWYRKVIATNGADLSNE
- a CDS encoding sigma 54-interacting transcriptional regulator — encoded protein: MSRIDTVYEKLKELSQEAGVTTNDLADALGLSRANVSSDLNQLCEDGKAAKEGVRPVLYRAVASRETATEAGPTALDRLALKNPSLFPAVEQAKAAVLYPPKGMPILILGETGTGKSMFAGLIHQYAVEMGRMAENSPFVVFNCADYANNPQLLLSQLFGVKKGAYTGADSDKPGLVEKADGGILFLDEVHRLPPEGQEMFFTFMDTGAYRKLGETDAGRTAKVLIICATTENPDSALLKTFTRRIPMIIRMPNLSDRNMEERFHLISQFLREESSRLGRPISVSINSMKSFLSYHCPHNVGQLKTDIQLACAKAYAELVSNKKETIKINSIDLPAYIREGLYRETEHRQLWNKLIGINKRYCIFDSSEEQILFEEEEENIYDMIDLRVHELKSKGISDAQLEQEMAKDIEEYFSSYLRSVNSNPSFANLESIVSPEIIRVVEEIIRFSEEKLSKTFSQKVPYGMAVHIANSIERIKRHKRIVHPQLNRIRTEFPEEFSTAVDCLKIINRVLDITMPIDEAGFLAMFFVYHEGSVREPRRRVKVIIIAHGASTATSMAETANSLLGVDYAFGMNLPLDEQPQQVISRLKNHLKESALPLDILFLVDMGSLTNVGEEIEREFGIRTKTIPLVSTLHGIEATRKAMMGYSLDEIYQDTLQVNDLLNPDHSLALQAMESASPETMAIVTLCTTGEGGAGLLKSILEKHLRLGDYPMEVLPLSLAGNEGIGAKLENLQKRYRIICLVGSFQVASDLPQFGIAAVLNQSALPDIQKLVDIETTYRTIGDTLENHLKHVNGRYAMKGIKQFIDSIENRLRVKIDTSVLIGIAIHIGCMIDRLKGGGKIDHFEGKARFIEENCELYQVIKGNCEMLNQKFQIHISDDEVCNLMIFFNPKNYS
- a CDS encoding MBL fold metallo-hydrolase produces the protein MKRYCIVIGFFILVAVLASIGPRAFAQAASSVILITEVLPTGEVAAALAVEYGTAIEESGVAAATYTVNATVGDKTAARTITRVYPNDVPARDAKGKRGQYVIIEMDPKDAIAGTMTYDPQARLATRYALNYEVTQVKEIIAANGMKYPASAVKLKSGKERTPIVDDFKKLATKDNDGNTLNYRLFLPAAAEKDKRFPLVIFLHGVGERGADNALQLLGYQGALVWASPENQRKNPCYVAAPQCPPTGYWTDDTNYHLVLKMLDDIQHSYAIDFGRIYITGLSMGGFGTWKIIQNNPDVFAAAMPVCGGGDPANVAALKDMPIWAFHAADDPAVPVSGPLAIGPTRGMGSRDMVAALKAAGSTVVQYTQYEPGYVAPPLAPNAHFSWVPAYGNQAAIDWMFAQTKTAQYKSTLLQPGLWRIDDFRGGFGSASMYLVEGKDKALLIDTGMGTGDLAGYVRTLTKLPVEVVLTHGHPDHVGQANQFDKVYMAQKDVALFGLFGIKTDPARFVNIQAGDTIDLGGKAFEVIAIPGHTPGSIALLDAKDQLLATGDAIGSGSNVWMHIPGTLPLDQYWVSLRKLEAKLKGFKHLTYLVGHQWQEKTPITLQYVTDMRILVEKTLHGEVVAKPYPDGGDGMGVVAEYGSATLDYSLSNLWSAGKADKTKYQAVETLPGVIMIRDYSGDNMYFMKGTQKALLIDTGMGGGNLREYVGRLAGGLPVAVVLTHGHPDHVGQADQFHQVYLSRKDDAVAVSISNVDPSRYIDINEGDVMDLGGRALKVLSFPGHTPGSIVLLDETNRLLFTGDAVGTQSARGGLWLHLAGCPYIDEYLATLKTVRAKIDGKYDLLLTGHNQKAVAPQYLDYLQAAAQKLVDQGEAALVPSLRPTGLKMVVHGDDSDPNAASIIVNPEHLFSPQRK